From a single Larimichthys crocea isolate SSNF chromosome XIII, L_crocea_2.0, whole genome shotgun sequence genomic region:
- the pomgnt2 gene encoding protein O-linked-mannose beta-1,4-N-acetylglucosaminyltransferase 2 → MRASVAGCRMSVGALLNGLLVSVVAALLWKYSKLSEHAALLEEELHMTRQSQELSQARIDYHVALQALQEHGTRMVCTGKMHTDRICRFDYLCYCSEAEEFVFFHSNSSVMLPNLGSRRFQPALLDLSSVEDHNTQYFNFLELPAATLKFMPKPVFVPDVTLILNRFNPDNLMHVFHDDLLPAYYTMKQYSDLDDEARLVFMEGWGEGPHFDLYRLLSGKQPLLKEQLRNFGKLMCFTKSYVGLSKMTTWYQYGFVQPQGPKANMLVSGNEIRQFAKALREKMNITRVEEIEKDGGSAEDEKEKKDEYIVVFSRSTTRLILNEAELIMALAQEFQMRVVTVSLEDQSFPSIVQMISSATMLVSMHGAQLITSLFLPRGAVVVELFPFAVNPEQYTPYKTLASLPGMDLHYISWRNTKEENTITHPDRPWEQGGIAHLEKEEQERILSSKDVPRHLCCRNPEWLFRIYQDTLVDIPSFLEVLKEDMKTKPSFKKTKPASTVHPGRVREPQCQTSVQTTNEAKLTVSWQIPWNLKYLKVREVKYEVWIQEQGENTYMPYILPQQNYTFSENIKPFTTYLVWVRCIFNKNLLGPFADVLMCRT, encoded by the coding sequence atgcGTGCTTCAGTGGCAGGCTGCAGGATGAGTGTGGGTGCACTCCTAAACGGGCTTCTGGTCTCCGTAGTTGCTGCTCTGCTTTGGAAGTATTCCAAGCTGAGTGAGCATGCCGCCTTGTTGGAGGAAGAGCTGCACATGACACGGCAGTCCCAGGAGCTCTCACAGGCCCGTATAGACTACCATGTTGCCCTACAGGCTCTTCAGGAACACGGCACAAGAATGGTCTGCACTGGCAAGATGCACACCGACCGCATCTGCCGCTTTGACTACCTATGTTACTGCTCCGAGGCAGaggagtttgttttctttcactccaATTCCTCTGTCATGTTGCCTAACCTGGGGTCTAGGCGCTTCCAACCTGCCCTGCTGGACTTGTCCTCAGTAGAGGATCACAACACCCAGTACTTCAACTTCTTAGAGCTCCCAGCTGCTACTTTAAAGTTTATGCCCAAGCCTGTGTTTGTACCAGATGTGACACTGATCCTAAACAGGTTTAATCCAGACAACCTAATGCACGTGTTCCATGATGACCTGCTCCCAGCCTACTATACTATGAAACAGTATTCAGACTTAGATGATGAAGCCCGCCTGGTTTTTATGGAGGGCTGGGGTGAAGGCCCACACTTTGACCTCTACAGACTTCTCAGCGGCAAGCAGCCACTGCTCAAAGAACAGCTTAGGAACTTTGGCAAACTTATGTGTTTTACGAAATCCTACGTCGGCTTGTCCAAGATGACCACCTGGTACCAGTACGGTTTTGTCCAGCCACAGGGGCCCAAAGCCAACATGTTGGTATCAGGTAACGAGATCCGTCAGTTTGCCAAAGCTCTAAGGGAGAAAATGAACATCACGAGGGTGGAGGAGAtagagaaggatggagggagtgcagaagatgagaaagagaagaaggatgAATACATTGTTGTGTTTAGTCGTTCAACAACAAGGCTGATATTAAATGAAGCAGAGTTAATCATGGCGCTGGCCCAGGAGTTCCAGATGAGAGTGGTCACAGTATCGCTGGAGGACCAGTCTTTCCCCAGTATCGTCCAGATGATCAGCAGTGCTACCATGTTAGTCAGTATGCATGGAGCTCAGCTGATCACCTCACTGTTCCTTCCCAGAGGAGCTGTTGTGGTGGAGCTGTTCCCCTTTGCTGTGAACCCAGAACAGTACACCCCGTATAAAACCCTTGCCTCCCTTCCAGGCATGGACCTTCATTATATCTCCTGGAGGAACACGAAGGAGGAGAACACCATCACCCACCCAGACAGACCCTGGGAACAAGGGGGCATCGCTCACTTGGAGAAGGAGGAGCAAGAGCGAATACTGTCAAGCAAAGATGTCCCGAGGCACCTGTGCTGCCGCAACCCTGAGTGGCTTTTCCGGATCTACCAAGACACCTTGGTGGACATCCCTTCTTTTCTGGAAGTCCTGaaagaagacatgaagacaaagCCCAGCTTTAAGAAGACAAAGCCGGCCAGTACGGTCCATCCAGGCCGGGTCAGAGAACCCCAGTGTCAGACCTCAGTACAAACCACTAATGAAGCTAAACTCACAGTCTCCTGGCAGATCCCATGGAATCTGAAATACCTGAAGGTCAGAGAGGTGAAGTATGAGGTGTGGATCCAGGAGCAGGGAGAGAACACCTACATGCCTTATATCCTTCCTCAGCAGAACTACACTTTTTCAGAGAACATTAAGCCCTTCACCACATACCTGGTGTGGGTCAGGTGTATCTTCAACAAAAACCTTCTGGGCCCCTTTGCAGATGTTCTTATGTGCCGGACTTAG